Proteins encoded within one genomic window of Halobacteroides halobius DSM 5150:
- the gyrB gene encoding DNA topoisomerase (ATP-hydrolyzing) subunit B: MREEVNYDADQIQVLEGLEAVRKRPGMYIGSTEKKGLHHLVYEVIDNSIDEALAGYCDEVEIKIEPGEIITVRDNGRGIPVASHAKLDRPAVEVVMTVLHAGGKFEGEGYKVSGGLHGVGVSVVNALSEWLEVRVHRNGKIYYQKYHRGVPDNDLEVIGNTEETGTEIRFKADEEIFESVRYNYDTLSQRFKELAYLNKEVKIKILDEREDLIEDEFKYDGGIISFVEEINEHNTPIHEDVIFFEEQIDNTEVEVAIQYNTDYADKIFTFANNINTHEGGTHLSGFKSALTRTINDYARQNDFLKDDDNNLSGDDIREGIVAIINVRLTDPQFEGQTKTKLGNSEIRGMVDSIVSKGLSTILSENPKLGKQIVKKSIAAAQARKAAKKARELTKRKNALVSTALPGKLADCSSRNAEESEIYIVEGDSAGGSAKQGRDREFQAILPLKGKILNVEKARLDRVLSNKEIKSLITALGTGIADEFDMNNLRYRKIIIMTDADVDGAHIRTLLLTFFYRYMRPLLEEGLVYIAQPPLYKVKKGRREEYVYKDRQLQDLLEEIGKKRTSIQRYKGLGEMNPIQLWKTTMDPENRTLLQVQISDEVIADDVFTKLMGDKVKPRREFIQRHAKEVQNLDV, encoded by the coding sequence ATGAGAGAAGAAGTCAACTACGATGCTGATCAGATTCAAGTATTAGAAGGCTTAGAAGCTGTTCGTAAACGTCCCGGCATGTATATAGGTAGTACAGAGAAGAAAGGGTTACATCATTTAGTTTATGAGGTAATAGATAATAGTATAGATGAAGCTTTAGCTGGTTATTGTGATGAAGTTGAAATTAAAATTGAACCAGGAGAGATCATTACAGTTAGAGATAATGGTCGAGGGATTCCTGTTGCTTCTCATGCTAAGTTGGATAGACCTGCGGTAGAAGTAGTAATGACTGTTTTACACGCTGGAGGTAAATTTGAAGGAGAAGGATATAAAGTTTCTGGTGGATTACACGGAGTAGGAGTTTCTGTTGTTAATGCCTTATCAGAATGGCTTGAGGTAAGAGTACATAGGAATGGAAAGATTTATTATCAAAAGTACCACCGAGGTGTTCCAGATAATGATTTAGAGGTTATTGGAAATACAGAAGAAACCGGTACTGAAATTAGATTTAAGGCTGATGAAGAAATATTTGAAAGTGTTAGATATAACTATGATACTTTATCACAGAGATTTAAAGAATTAGCTTATTTAAATAAAGAAGTTAAGATTAAGATTCTTGATGAGAGAGAAGATTTAATTGAGGACGAATTTAAGTATGATGGAGGGATTATTTCTTTTGTAGAAGAGATAAACGAGCATAATACTCCTATTCATGAAGATGTTATTTTCTTTGAAGAGCAAATAGATAATACAGAAGTAGAAGTTGCAATTCAATATAATACAGATTATGCAGATAAGATATTTACTTTCGCTAATAATATCAATACTCATGAAGGAGGGACTCACTTAAGTGGTTTTAAATCAGCTTTAACTCGAACTATTAATGATTATGCCCGACAAAATGATTTTTTAAAGGATGACGATAATAATTTATCAGGTGATGATATTAGAGAGGGTATTGTAGCAATTATTAACGTAAGGCTAACTGACCCTCAGTTTGAAGGCCAAACTAAAACAAAACTAGGTAATAGTGAAATTAGAGGTATGGTTGATTCAATTGTTTCAAAAGGATTAAGCACTATTTTAAGTGAGAATCCTAAATTAGGTAAGCAGATAGTTAAAAAGTCAATTGCAGCTGCGCAAGCTAGAAAAGCAGCTAAAAAAGCAAGGGAGTTAACTAAAAGAAAGAATGCTTTGGTAAGTACTGCTTTACCTGGTAAGTTAGCGGATTGCTCTTCTAGAAATGCTGAAGAAAGTGAAATATATATTGTTGAGGGAGATTCTGCTGGTGGGTCTGCTAAACAAGGACGCGATAGGGAATTTCAAGCTATTTTGCCTTTAAAGGGTAAAATTTTAAATGTTGAGAAGGCACGACTTGATAGAGTATTGAGCAATAAAGAGATTAAATCTTTAATCACAGCTTTAGGAACAGGAATAGCCGATGAATTTGATATGAATAATTTGCGTTATAGAAAGATTATTATTATGACAGATGCTGATGTAGATGGTGCACATATTAGGACTCTTTTATTAACCTTCTTTTATCGTTATATGAGACCTTTATTAGAAGAAGGGTTAGTTTATATAGCTCAACCACCTTTATATAAGGTGAAAAAAGGTAGAAGAGAAGAGTATGTTTATAAAGATAGGCAGTTACAAGACTTATTAGAGGAGATAGGAAAGAAGAGAACCTCTATTCAAAGGTATAAAGGATTAGGTGAAATGAATCCAATTCAATTATGGAAGACAACAATGGACCCAGAAAATAGAACTTTATTACAAGTTCAAATTAGTGATGAAGTAATAGCTGATGATGTGTTTACTAAGTTGATGGGGGATAAAGTTAAACCACGTCGTGAATTTATTCAACGACACGCTAAAGAAGTTCAGAATTTAGATGTCTAG
- the gyrA gene encoding DNA gyrase subunit A, translating to MTEINSQQVRQVGIEDEMQEAYLDYAMSVIVGRALPDVKDGLKPVHRRILYAMYDLGLKPNKPHKKSARIVGEVLGKYHPHGDTAVYDAMVRMAQDFSYRYELVDGHGNFGSIDGDSAAAMRYTEAKMAQITNKLLADIKKNTVDFIDNFDGTLQEPEVLPAKIPNLLVNGASGIAVGMSTNIPPHNLSEVIDGVIKLIENPDLEIKELMKTIKGPDFPTGGIIMGRKPIKDYFETGRGKVKLRAKTMIEELDNNKCQIIVNELPYQVNKAKLVEKIAKLVRDDKVEGITNLRDESDRRGMRIVIELKRGVNPQVTLNKLYKHTRLQTTFGIIMLALVDGEPQVLNIKETLNHYINHQKEVITRRTKYDLDKAEARAHILEGFRVALDNIEEVIKIIRGSKNSSIAQERLINRFEFSKKQAKAILDMRLHRLTNLERGKIEDEYSELQEEISYYKSILADESKLLGIIKEELTKTKEKYKDERRTEIQDQGIDLELEDLIEEEEIVVLSTEEGYIKRMTLDTYRKQHRNGKGIIGTKPKEDDLVQDVQIGSTHDYFLFFTNQGYVHKLKGYQIPESSRQARGIPMINLLDLDLNEKVATIFPMSEFNDEEYLFMATKDGIVKKTSIEDFNTSYAKLIALSVDEDDRLVDVELTSGAEEIILATKDGLAIRFSENDVRSMGRTARGVKGIELDANDELIGMEVIRDTGDLLVITEKGYTKRTSIDEYSLQGRGGKGLITLKQTETNGKIIDIKMVDGLEDIVLVSAQGILLRTLVNEISVTGRNTQGVRCMRLNENDQVVGVDTVNFIE from the coding sequence ATGACTGAAATAAATTCTCAACAAGTAAGACAAGTAGGTATTGAAGATGAAATGCAAGAAGCTTATCTTGACTATGCTATGAGTGTAATAGTAGGCCGGGCATTACCAGATGTAAAAGATGGTTTAAAACCTGTTCATAGACGTATTTTATATGCAATGTATGATTTAGGGCTTAAGCCTAATAAACCACATAAAAAATCAGCTAGAATTGTAGGAGAAGTATTAGGGAAATACCATCCTCACGGTGACACTGCTGTTTATGATGCTATGGTTAGGATGGCTCAGGACTTTTCTTATCGTTATGAATTAGTTGATGGACATGGTAATTTTGGATCGATTGATGGTGATTCCGCAGCTGCTATGAGATATACAGAGGCTAAGATGGCTCAGATCACTAATAAATTATTAGCTGATATTAAAAAGAATACTGTAGATTTTATTGATAATTTTGATGGAACATTACAAGAGCCAGAGGTATTACCTGCTAAGATTCCTAATTTATTAGTTAATGGAGCTTCAGGAATTGCCGTTGGAATGAGTACTAATATTCCACCTCATAATTTAAGTGAAGTTATAGATGGAGTTATTAAATTAATAGAAAACCCAGATTTAGAGATAAAAGAGTTGATGAAAACCATAAAGGGCCCTGATTTCCCTACTGGTGGAATTATTATGGGGCGGAAACCAATTAAAGATTATTTTGAAACTGGTAGAGGAAAAGTTAAGCTTAGAGCTAAAACTATGATAGAAGAACTAGATAATAATAAATGTCAGATAATAGTTAATGAACTTCCTTATCAAGTAAACAAAGCTAAATTAGTTGAAAAGATTGCTAAATTAGTACGTGACGATAAGGTAGAAGGTATTACTAATTTACGTGATGAATCAGACAGAAGAGGTATGAGAATAGTCATTGAACTAAAGAGAGGAGTAAATCCTCAAGTAACTTTAAATAAGTTATATAAACATACTAGATTACAGACTACTTTTGGAATTATCATGTTAGCTTTAGTGGATGGTGAGCCACAAGTACTAAATATTAAAGAAACATTAAATCATTATATTAATCATCAAAAAGAAGTTATAACGCGAAGAACTAAATATGATTTAGATAAAGCAGAAGCTAGAGCTCATATTCTAGAAGGATTTAGAGTAGCTTTAGATAATATTGAAGAAGTAATTAAAATAATTCGAGGTTCCAAAAATTCTTCAATCGCCCAAGAAAGACTAATAAATAGATTTGAGTTTTCTAAAAAGCAAGCAAAAGCAATTTTAGATATGAGATTACACAGATTAACTAATCTAGAACGTGGAAAAATAGAAGATGAATATTCGGAACTTCAAGAAGAAATAAGTTATTATAAATCTATTTTAGCTGATGAATCTAAATTATTAGGAATTATCAAAGAAGAATTAACTAAAACAAAAGAAAAATACAAAGATGAGAGAAGAACAGAGATCCAAGACCAAGGTATTGACCTTGAGCTAGAGGATTTAATTGAGGAAGAAGAAATTGTAGTTCTTTCTACTGAAGAGGGTTATATTAAAAGAATGACATTAGACACCTATCGTAAGCAACATCGTAATGGTAAAGGGATCATTGGAACCAAACCAAAAGAAGATGATTTAGTGCAAGATGTTCAGATTGGTTCTACCCATGATTACTTCTTATTCTTTACTAATCAAGGTTATGTACACAAGTTAAAAGGTTATCAGATTCCAGAAAGTAGTCGACAAGCTAGAGGAATCCCAATGATTAATTTATTAGATCTTGATTTAAATGAAAAGGTTGCAACTATTTTTCCTATGTCTGAATTTAATGATGAAGAATACTTATTTATGGCTACCAAAGATGGAATCGTTAAAAAGACTAGTATAGAGGACTTTAATACTAGCTATGCTAAACTAATTGCTTTATCTGTAGATGAGGATGATAGATTAGTTGATGTAGAATTAACTAGTGGAGCAGAAGAAATTATATTAGCTACTAAAGATGGTTTAGCAATTAGGTTTTCAGAAAATGATGTTAGAAGTATGGGAAGAACTGCTCGAGGAGTTAAAGGGATTGAATTGGATGCTAATGATGAATTAATCGGTATGGAAGTTATTAGAGATACAGGTGATTTACTAGTTATCACAGAAAAAGGATATACGAAAAGAACTTCTATTGATGAATATAGTCTTCAAGGCAGGGGTGGTAAAGGATTAATTACTTTAAAGCAAACTGAGACTAATGGAAAAATAATAGATATTAAAATGGTAGATGGTTTAGAAGATATTGTCTTAGTTAGTGCACAAGGAATTTTACTACGAACTTTAGTTAATGAGATCTCTGTTACAGGTAGAAATACCCAAGGGGTAAGATGTATGAGATTAAATGAAAATGATCAAGTTGTAGGAGTAGATACTGTAAATTTTATTGAATAA
- a CDS encoding substrate-binding domain-containing protein, producing MKRLYVILILFTVVTIGCNLNIERINPLTSSSPKKEITIGVSIASTRPNITEIIKKAFIKDRNKQNINILWQKNSDSIKKQKEDVISLIKQEVDIIIIKLLKINQQSKEIIKLINENSIPVVALDKLPPNTKVAAYVSANNFKVGKSQAQYLIDQINKKGNILILKGDKDDKKAQDITAGNKTILKKHKKIKIIKEKWHNNWSEQLANLTVRQTIKENKKIKAILANSDQLALEAIKVLQKEKINKEIIVIGANASKKGTIALIKGDMSSTVDQMPYIRGLNALKVATFIARKEKWNWDGIIKNGKYNIKLITTPIKLINKYNVKRLKKRWQDL from the coding sequence ATGAAGAGACTATATGTTATACTAATATTATTTACAGTGGTTACTATAGGGTGTAATCTAAATATAGAAAGAATAAATCCTTTAACTTCTTCTTCCCCTAAAAAAGAAATAACAATTGGGGTCAGTATAGCAAGCACTCGACCAAATATAACTGAAATAATAAAAAAGGCCTTTATAAAAGATAGAAACAAACAAAATATAAATATACTATGGCAAAAAAATAGTGATAGTATAAAAAAACAAAAAGAAGATGTTATCAGCTTAATTAAACAAGAAGTAGACATTATTATTATTAAACTCTTAAAAATAAATCAACAAAGCAAAGAAATCATTAAACTTATTAATGAAAATAGTATTCCTGTGGTAGCTCTTGATAAACTCCCCCCTAATACTAAGGTAGCTGCTTATGTAAGCGCAAATAATTTTAAAGTTGGAAAATCCCAAGCTCAATATCTTATAGATCAAATTAATAAAAAAGGGAATATTTTAATTTTAAAAGGGGATAAAGATGATAAAAAAGCTCAAGATATAACCGCAGGAAATAAAACCATACTAAAAAAGCATAAAAAAATAAAGATTATTAAGGAAAAGTGGCATAATAACTGGTCAGAACAATTAGCTAACCTAACAGTAAGGCAGACTATTAAAGAAAATAAAAAAATTAAAGCAATTTTAGCTAATAGTGACCAATTAGCTTTAGAGGCCATTAAAGTTTTACAAAAAGAAAAAATTAATAAAGAAATTATAGTGATTGGAGCAAATGCTAGTAAGAAAGGAACAATTGCACTAATAAAGGGGGATATGAGCTCTACAGTTGATCAAATGCCCTATATAAGAGGATTAAATGCTCTTAAAGTAGCTACTTTTATCGCTAGAAAAGAAAAATGGAATTGGGATGGCATAATTAAAAATGGTAAATATAATATTAAATTAATAACTACACCTATAAAATTAATTAATAAATATAATGTTAAGAGGTTAAAAAAACGTTGGCAAGATCTTTAA
- a CDS encoding spore germination protein, with protein sequence MVWDKLKERIEGVVGFDGQQLELGLEVENLKKDLQQNKKILKGILGESNDVIIKNFNLTGDKNKPALLVYIDGLVNTGLLETAVIDPLLHKLKLKDLKNKSNQEKIDMIQESILTSSSTEQQGKLSKIIKLILSGESLLLIDRIDKGLIISSKGWEARAVSEPTTESVVRGPRDGFTENLRTNTAHVRRRLRDPGLRIENHTLGRRSQTDVAILYIDDLTNEHILDEAVKRVTNIEIDGVLESGYVEQFIEDSSFSPFPQIQSTERPDKAVANLLEGRVVIIVDGTPFALIIPAVLDQFYQSPEDYYQRFIVASLTRIIRVVGGLISLALPAFYIAITSFHPEMLPTVFMLSIAGGRAQVPLPAYMEAFLMEVIIEILREASVRLPNLIGSTLGIVGALVIGNAAVNAGLVSPSMVIVVALTTLGSFTTPNYNAAIALRILRYILMVLASSFGLYGLMLGLIGITVHLASLKSFGIPYLTPFAPSRISDLKDSIVRFPLWKMVKRPVLMRTEDPDKKESSQEGDTD encoded by the coding sequence ATGGTTTGGGATAAACTAAAAGAGAGAATTGAAGGAGTAGTTGGTTTTGATGGGCAGCAGTTAGAACTAGGATTAGAAGTTGAAAATCTAAAAAAAGATCTACAGCAGAATAAAAAAATATTAAAAGGTATCCTTGGTGAAAGTAATGATGTTATTATTAAAAATTTTAATTTAACTGGTGATAAAAACAAACCAGCTTTATTAGTTTATATAGATGGTTTAGTAAATACAGGTTTATTAGAGACAGCTGTGATTGATCCACTATTACATAAACTAAAATTAAAAGATTTAAAGAATAAATCAAATCAAGAAAAAATTGATATGATTCAAGAATCCATTCTTACTAGTAGTAGTACTGAGCAACAAGGGAAGTTATCTAAGATTATTAAATTAATCTTATCAGGGGAATCATTATTATTAATTGATAGGATTGATAAAGGCTTGATTATTAGTAGTAAAGGGTGGGAAGCTAGAGCTGTTTCAGAACCAACTACTGAATCGGTTGTTCGAGGGCCAAGAGATGGATTTACTGAGAATTTAAGGACCAATACGGCTCATGTTCGACGGCGATTAAGAGATCCTGGATTAAGAATTGAGAATCATACTCTAGGGAGAAGAAGTCAAACTGATGTAGCAATTCTCTATATTGATGATTTAACTAACGAACATATTTTAGATGAAGCAGTTAAAAGGGTAACTAATATAGAGATAGATGGTGTATTAGAGTCAGGTTATGTCGAACAATTTATTGAGGATAGTTCTTTTTCTCCTTTTCCTCAAATTCAAAGTACTGAGCGACCTGATAAAGCAGTAGCAAATCTATTAGAAGGCAGGGTAGTTATCATAGTTGATGGGACACCTTTTGCTTTGATCATTCCAGCTGTACTTGATCAATTTTATCAATCTCCTGAAGACTATTATCAACGATTTATTGTGGCGAGTCTAACTAGGATAATAAGAGTTGTAGGCGGGTTAATTTCATTAGCTTTACCAGCCTTTTATATAGCTATAACCTCTTTTCATCCTGAAATGTTACCTACTGTTTTTATGTTATCGATTGCAGGAGGTAGAGCTCAAGTACCTCTACCTGCTTATATGGAAGCTTTTTTAATGGAAGTAATTATAGAAATATTACGAGAAGCTAGTGTTCGTTTACCTAATCTAATTGGTTCAACTCTTGGGATAGTAGGAGCATTAGTTATTGGAAATGCAGCTGTTAATGCTGGATTGGTTAGTCCATCGATGGTTATCGTTGTTGCTTTAACTACTTTAGGTTCTTTCACAACTCCTAATTATAATGCAGCTATTGCTCTTAGAATCTTAAGGTATATTTTAATGGTTTTAGCTTCTAGTTTTGGACTTTATGGGTTGATGTTAGGTCTAATAGGTATTACAGTTCATTTAGCTTCTTTAAAATCTTTTGGTATTCCATATTTAACGCCATTTGCTCCGTCAAGAATTTCTGATTTAAAGGATAGTATAGTTAGATTTCCTTTATGGAAGATGGTTAAAAGGCCAGTTTTAATGAGAACAGAAGACCCAGATAAAAAGGAAAGTTCACAAGAAGGTGATACAGATTAA
- a CDS encoding GerAB/ArcD/ProY family transporter, which yields MIQIKVPGRVTERQFSAIMINTIIGVGILILPRAAVKFAHTGGTISFLLAAIFSFINLLIVIKLGLRFPERNIFQYMNQIVGRVLSKFISAMILLYWILFIAIGIRAFSELIVTAILPTTPLEVIMISIILLIAYLARKDIQIIGRVNEVYALFLVIPLLILIIMSLKGGKMVHLFPVFRGHSIANLLKGSISSYFSLLGFEVIFIFIPHITTKDLTSKYAFRAWGITTFLMFIIVIVSIAVFGAFELKNLTWPVFELVKSMQFSSLLFERLEVAFVAIWVIAIFTTAANILYGVSIGTAQTLDLGDNKTLVFPLLPILYLIALAPRNAYELFNIIDIISMVGIIITFVIPSILLVVAIIRGKEGRINNEKDS from the coding sequence GTGATACAGATTAAAGTACCAGGTAGAGTAACAGAAAGACAATTTAGTGCAATTATGATTAATACAATTATTGGGGTAGGAATTTTAATTTTACCTCGGGCAGCTGTTAAGTTTGCTCATACAGGTGGAACTATTTCATTTTTGTTAGCAGCCATTTTCTCCTTTATTAATTTATTAATAGTTATTAAATTGGGCTTAAGATTCCCTGAGAGAAATATTTTCCAATACATGAATCAAATTGTAGGAAGGGTACTTAGCAAATTTATAAGTGCAATGATTCTCTTATATTGGATATTATTTATTGCAATAGGAATTAGAGCTTTTAGTGAGTTAATAGTGACAGCTATTTTACCGACTACCCCATTAGAAGTAATTATGATAAGTATAATATTATTAATTGCTTACTTGGCCCGTAAGGATATTCAAATTATAGGGAGAGTTAATGAAGTATATGCTCTCTTTTTAGTAATTCCGTTATTAATTTTAATTATTATGTCTTTAAAAGGTGGCAAAATGGTTCATTTATTTCCAGTTTTTAGAGGGCATAGTATTGCTAATCTCTTAAAAGGTAGTATTTCTTCTTATTTTAGTTTACTAGGGTTTGAAGTAATATTTATTTTTATTCCTCATATTACAACAAAAGATTTAACTTCAAAGTATGCCTTTAGAGCTTGGGGAATAACAACATTTTTAATGTTTATAATTGTAATAGTTTCTATCGCTGTATTTGGGGCATTTGAATTGAAGAATTTAACTTGGCCCGTTTTTGAGCTAGTTAAATCGATGCAATTCTCTAGTTTATTATTTGAAAGATTAGAGGTTGCCTTTGTTGCGATTTGGGTAATTGCTATCTTTACAACTGCTGCTAATATATTATATGGGGTGTCAATTGGAACTGCTCAAACATTAGACTTAGGTGATAATAAAACATTAGTATTTCCATTATTGCCGATATTATATTTAATAGCTTTAGCTCCAAGAAATGCTTATGAATTATTTAACATAATAGATATAATTTCTATGGTAGGAATTATAATTACATTTGTAATTCCAAGTATACTATTAGTAGTAGCAATAATTAGAGGTAAAGAAGGTAGGATTAATAATGAAAAGGATAGTTAA
- a CDS encoding Ger(x)C family spore germination protein has protein sequence MKRIVKILIIILVLNLLTGCWDRRDLEDRVPILAIGIDFAEDKNNQVAKKNKIKITIQAPIPAKMAEKGGDNVTWVVTATGNTIAEAINEMQTKMNQKLFFGHLRIIVFSQELAKTGIRQHLNFFRNLPEIRRLSWLLVAKKSAEDVIKAKPKLESISAVYLMHMLNNGVNMGQIPNLRLGDFYVKLADPGAQPSAVLVKANKDVIDYIGLGVFEGDELVGTLSESEAIYYQRILGVNDKGSLVISDPTTEIDRLTIKIEGVSTYLRPKFENKELVMHINTEVEGKVIEQLNQSNLSKEKVVRRIEKRIEIKLKKEIKKLIRKTQDKFQADIFGVGEYVRAYYPNYWNSIEWHNKYPKLKIDVETQAYIRQVGMIKYRD, from the coding sequence ATGAAAAGGATAGTTAAAATATTAATTATTATTTTAGTTTTGAATTTGTTAACTGGATGTTGGGATAGAAGAGACTTAGAGGATAGAGTTCCTATTTTAGCAATTGGTATAGATTTTGCAGAAGATAAAAACAATCAAGTAGCAAAAAAAAATAAAATTAAGATTACTATTCAAGCTCCAATCCCTGCTAAAATGGCAGAAAAAGGAGGAGATAATGTTACTTGGGTAGTAACTGCAACAGGCAATACCATAGCTGAAGCAATTAATGAAATGCAAACTAAAATGAATCAAAAACTATTTTTTGGACATCTGAGGATAATTGTATTTAGTCAAGAATTAGCTAAAACAGGAATTAGACAACACTTAAACTTCTTCCGTAATTTACCTGAAATCAGAAGATTGAGTTGGTTGTTAGTAGCAAAGAAAAGCGCAGAAGATGTAATAAAGGCTAAACCCAAATTAGAGAGTATTTCTGCGGTTTATTTAATGCATATGCTTAATAATGGAGTAAATATGGGGCAAATACCTAACTTAAGATTAGGTGACTTTTATGTAAAGCTAGCTGATCCAGGTGCTCAACCTTCAGCTGTTTTGGTGAAGGCTAATAAAGATGTAATTGATTATATAGGGCTTGGAGTTTTTGAAGGTGATGAACTTGTAGGTACCTTAAGTGAATCAGAAGCTATATATTATCAACGAATTCTGGGGGTTAATGATAAAGGTAGTTTAGTAATTTCAGATCCCACAACAGAAATTGATAGATTGACAATTAAAATTGAAGGAGTTTCTACATATTTAAGACCTAAGTTTGAAAATAAAGAATTAGTTATGCATATTAATACTGAGGTAGAAGGAAAAGTAATAGAACAACTTAATCAATCGAATTTGAGTAAAGAAAAAGTAGTCCGAAGGATAGAAAAAAGAATAGAAATTAAGCTAAAAAAAGAAATAAAGAAACTTATCCGAAAAACTCAAGATAAGTTTCAAGCAGATATTTTTGGGGTCGGAGAGTATGTTAGAGCTTATTATCCAAATTATTGGAATAGCATAGAGTGGCACAATAAATACCCAAAGCTAAAGATTGATGTTGAAACTCAAGCTTATATTAGACAAGTAGGGATGATTAAATATCGAGACTAA
- a CDS encoding CLC_0170 family protein: MLELIITTFNFIYSLYFVILMLITGGLILTLDLYYHQQQKQSKGFLISRTIGLSYIILGGGFFLFNKIIISLDI; this comes from the coding sequence ATGCTAGAATTAATAATAACAACCTTTAACTTTATTTATTCTCTATATTTTGTAATATTGATGTTGATCACAGGTGGACTTATTCTAACATTAGATCTCTATTACCATCAGCAACAGAAACAATCAAAAGGTTTTTTGATTTCCCGCACTATTGGACTTTCTTATATTATATTAGGAGGGGGTTTTTTCTTATTTAATAAAATAATTATTAGTCTCGATATTTAA